A portion of the Actinomycetes bacterium genome contains these proteins:
- a CDS encoding WhiB family transcriptional regulator: MSTIAPAQPGTDPTAELPTGWEDAAACRDLATGAFFSDDLDDVARAKLVCLSCEVRATCLDAAVGRREQYGVWGGHLFVAGKIVLSKRRRGRPPKVPRPQDTLPEVEVPAPYRRLVAAPVA, from the coding sequence ATGAGCACCATCGCACCCGCACAGCCGGGCACCGACCCCACAGCCGAACTCCCCACCGGCTGGGAGGACGCTGCGGCCTGCCGCGACCTTGCCACCGGTGCGTTCTTCTCCGACGACCTCGACGACGTCGCCCGGGCGAAGCTCGTGTGCCTGTCATGCGAGGTCCGCGCCACCTGCTTGGACGCCGCCGTCGGGCGGCGCGAACAGTACGGAGTGTGGGGTGGCCACCTGTTCGTCGCCGGCAAGATCGTGTTGTCGAAGCGGCGCAGGGGCCGGCCCCCGAAGGTCCCGAGACCCCAGGACACCCTGCCTGAGGTCGAGGTGCCGGCCCCGTACCGTCGGCTCGTGGCCGCTCCGGTGGCCTGA
- the serS gene encoding serine--tRNA ligase: MLDVRTIRADVDAVRAAVARRGDDTSPVDRAAELDSEIRELTTRRDSLRAEVRAISNEVGQLFRDKRQDEAKELQEASKALGQEEKEFDARAAELESELRAIMLRIPNEPAPDCPDGDSEADNVVTRVEQYLPDSYAEHQRVPHWEVAEQLGILDVERAVKLSGSMFVMYRGQGAALVRALCQLALDRNVDLYEEIRPPTLVRTDTMVATGHLPKFVDEAYHIERDDLWAIPTAEVPLTSLGRDEIAEEAELPLRMCAHTSCFRREAGSAGKDTRGLLRVHEFDKVELLAYCTPDQAEDLHAEILQRAESLIADLGLAYRILDLCAGDIGASARRTFDIEVYAPGVDNWLEVSSVSWFGDYQARRANLRYRPDGGKGTEVMHTLNGSALAVPRVWAAIVETWRRPDGTVEIPDPLRPYMRGAEAIG, from the coding sequence ATGCTCGATGTGCGAACGATCCGCGCCGATGTCGACGCCGTGCGGGCCGCGGTGGCCCGCCGTGGTGACGACACGTCCCCGGTCGACCGGGCTGCCGAGCTGGACTCGGAGATCAGGGAGCTGACCACCCGGCGCGATTCCTTGCGTGCCGAGGTGCGAGCGATTTCCAACGAGGTCGGCCAACTGTTCCGTGACAAGCGCCAGGACGAGGCCAAGGAGCTCCAGGAAGCCTCGAAGGCACTCGGCCAGGAGGAGAAGGAATTCGACGCCCGCGCGGCGGAGCTCGAGTCGGAACTCCGCGCGATCATGCTCCGGATTCCCAACGAGCCCGCGCCCGACTGCCCCGACGGGGACTCGGAAGCCGACAACGTCGTGACGCGGGTCGAGCAGTACCTGCCCGACTCCTACGCGGAGCACCAGCGGGTTCCCCATTGGGAGGTCGCCGAGCAGCTCGGCATCCTCGATGTGGAGCGGGCGGTGAAGCTGTCCGGGTCGATGTTCGTCATGTACCGCGGTCAGGGTGCCGCCCTGGTGCGGGCCCTGTGCCAGCTGGCCCTTGACCGCAACGTGGATCTCTACGAGGAGATCAGGCCGCCCACCCTCGTGCGCACCGACACGATGGTGGCCACCGGCCACTTGCCGAAGTTCGTCGACGAGGCGTACCACATCGAGCGTGACGACCTGTGGGCCATCCCCACCGCGGAGGTGCCACTCACCTCGTTGGGCCGCGACGAGATTGCCGAGGAAGCCGAGCTGCCGCTGCGCATGTGCGCGCACACGTCGTGCTTCCGCCGCGAGGCCGGTTCGGCCGGCAAGGACACGCGGGGGCTGCTGCGGGTTCACGAGTTCGACAAGGTCGAGCTCCTGGCCTACTGCACGCCCGACCAGGCCGAGGACCTGCATGCCGAGATCCTCCAGCGTGCCGAGTCGCTGATTGCAGATCTGGGCCTGGCCTACCGGATCCTGGACCTGTGTGCGGGTGACATCGGAGCATCGGCGCGGCGCACGTTCGACATCGAGGTCTATGCGCCGGGTGTCGACAACTGGCTCGAGGTGTCGTCGGTGTCATGGTTCGGTGACTACCAGGCGCGGCGCGCCAACCTGCGCTACCGCCCTGATGGTGGCAAGGGCACGGAGGTCATGCACACGCTCAACGGGTCAGCCCTTGCGGTGCCGCGCGTGTGGGCTGCGATCGTGGAGACGTGGCGGCGACCCGACGGCACCGTGGAGATTCCGGATCCGCTGCGGCCCTACATGCGTGGAGCCGAAGCGATCGGCTGA
- the pdxH gene encoding pyridoxamine 5'-phosphate oxidase has product MAESYPDLNERFDYEWGTLADGELDSDPIVALGDWLHHAASSDVHDFNAMVLATVDAEGRPSSRNVLLRGVENGRLQFFTNRSSRKGLDIEANPRVSLLFSWLPVHRQLRVDGTAVKLSDATSDEYFDSRPRDSRIAAWASAQSEVLASRDALDAAMLDQVARFGDGPIPRPDFWGGYAVVPTIVEFWQGRPSRLHDRIRYHRDAPDAPWVIERLAP; this is encoded by the coding sequence GTGGCAGAGTCATACCCGGACCTCAACGAGCGGTTTGACTACGAGTGGGGCACGCTCGCGGACGGAGAGCTCGACAGTGATCCGATCGTGGCCCTCGGTGACTGGCTCCACCATGCTGCGAGCAGCGACGTTCATGACTTCAACGCGATGGTGCTCGCAACTGTGGATGCAGAGGGCCGGCCGTCCTCGCGCAATGTGCTCCTGCGCGGCGTCGAGAACGGCCGACTCCAGTTCTTCACCAACCGCTCGAGCCGCAAGGGCCTCGACATCGAGGCGAACCCGAGGGTCAGCCTGCTGTTCAGCTGGCTTCCGGTTCACCGACAGCTGCGCGTTGACGGAACTGCAGTGAAGCTGAGTGATGCCACTAGCGACGAGTACTTCGACAGCCGGCCCCGCGACAGTCGCATCGCCGCCTGGGCGAGCGCGCAGTCCGAGGTGCTCGCATCGCGTGACGCGCTGGATGCCGCGATGCTCGACCAGGTCGCCCGCTTCGGAGACGGCCCGATCCCCAGGCCCGACTTCTGGGGCGGCTACGCGGTGGTGCCGACGATCGTCGAGTTCTGGCAGGGCCGCCCCAGCCGCCTGCACGACCGGATCCGTTACCACCGCGACGCGCCCGATGCCCCGTGGGTCATCGAGCGCCTCGCTCCGTAG
- the orn gene encoding oligoribonuclease produces the protein MLAWMDLEMTGLDANRDSIVEIATLITDDDLEIIAEGPDLVIHQPEDALARMDEVVTKMHTSSGLLDSIRASEITLEEAGKATLDFLTEHISQPRTVPLCGNSIGMDRRFLSVHLNDIEEFLHYRSIDVSTIKELARRWYPEEMGGLAKGPSAHRAMDDIKESVAELKYWREKVFRAPEAG, from the coding sequence ATGCTCGCCTGGATGGATCTCGAGATGACCGGCCTGGATGCCAACCGGGACTCCATCGTCGAGATTGCCACCCTCATCACCGACGACGACCTCGAGATCATCGCCGAAGGCCCCGACCTCGTGATCCACCAACCAGAGGACGCGCTCGCCCGAATGGACGAGGTCGTGACCAAGATGCACACCTCGAGCGGGCTGCTCGACTCGATCCGTGCCTCGGAGATCACCCTCGAGGAGGCCGGCAAGGCCACGCTCGACTTCCTCACCGAACACATCTCCCAGCCCCGCACGGTGCCGCTGTGCGGCAACTCGATCGGCATGGATCGCCGCTTCCTCAGCGTGCACCTCAACGACATCGAGGAGTTCCTTCACTACCGCTCCATCGACGTTTCGACAATCAAGGAACTGGCCCGGCGTTGGTACCCCGAAGAAATGGGCGGGCTGGCCAAGGGACCGTCGGCTCACCGTGCGATGGACGACATCAAGGAGTCGGTGGCGGAGCTGAAGTACTGGCGCGAGAAGGTCTTCCGCGCGCCGGAGGCCGGCTGA
- a CDS encoding MBL fold metallo-hydrolase, translating to MERQERLAASDQVDEMAPDVLRIQIPIMLPGLGHVNCYVLPDERGVTLVDPGLPDPMSNATLVERLGSVGIAPERVHTVLVTHSHPDHFGGAGRLRAEHHCDVVAHDSFATPFDPQPVDLELTEIPIATDGPATEGLADAGADVELPDMDGPVNRRFASVLFGTGDIPDFPVRETPYGEDGFRLPAEELEFMRSWDDLSKKGLLQLAPTTRVSDCEWMTIGGREWQALHTPGHTGDHLCLWDPASGLLLSGDHVLPTITPHISGLTPSDDALSDFFTALGRVAALPNVTTVLPAHGLPFSDLAGRVADIIEHHDERLERLIAIGDGIGLAGVRPYSHELFEERNWGPMAESETYAHLEHLRLLGKMDRSTDAEGRLVYRPHTA from the coding sequence GTGGAAAGACAGGAGCGCCTGGCTGCGTCCGATCAGGTGGACGAGATGGCACCCGACGTGCTGCGCATCCAGATCCCGATCATGCTGCCCGGCCTGGGCCACGTGAACTGCTACGTGCTGCCCGACGAAAGGGGCGTAACGCTCGTCGACCCGGGCCTGCCCGACCCGATGTCCAACGCCACCCTCGTGGAACGGTTGGGCTCGGTCGGCATCGCACCGGAGCGGGTGCACACGGTGCTGGTGACTCACTCGCATCCCGACCACTTCGGTGGGGCGGGACGACTGCGCGCCGAGCACCACTGCGATGTGGTGGCACATGACAGCTTCGCCACACCGTTCGACCCCCAGCCGGTCGACCTCGAACTGACCGAGATCCCGATCGCCACCGACGGGCCCGCCACCGAGGGGCTGGCCGACGCCGGAGCCGATGTCGAACTCCCCGACATGGACGGTCCGGTCAACCGCAGGTTTGCATCGGTGCTGTTCGGCACCGGCGACATCCCAGACTTTCCTGTGCGGGAGACCCCCTACGGCGAGGACGGATTCAGGCTGCCCGCAGAGGAGCTGGAGTTCATGCGCTCCTGGGACGACCTGTCCAAGAAGGGGCTGCTTCAGCTCGCGCCCACCACCAGGGTGTCCGACTGCGAATGGATGACCATAGGCGGGCGCGAATGGCAGGCGCTGCACACACCCGGCCACACCGGCGACCACCTCTGCCTGTGGGACCCGGCCAGTGGGTTGTTGCTCTCCGGTGACCATGTGCTGCCCACCATCACCCCGCACATCTCGGGGCTGACTCCCAGCGACGACGCCCTCAGCGACTTCTTCACCGCCCTCGGACGGGTGGCTGCGCTGCCGAATGTGACCACCGTGCTGCCCGCCCACGGACTTCCGTTCTCGGACCTCGCCGGTCGGGTGGCCGACATCATCGAACACCACGACGAGCGCCTCGAGCGACTCATTGCGATCGGCGACGGAATCGGCCTCGCCGGCGTGCGCCCGTACAGCCACGAGCTGTTCGAGGAGCGCAACTGGGGACCGATGGCCGAGTCGGAGACCTACGCCCACCTGGAGCACCTGCGGCTGCTCGGGAAGATGGACCGCAGCACCGATGCCGAAGGCCGGTTGGTCTACAGGCCACACACCGCCTGA
- a CDS encoding ABC transporter ATP-binding protein — MDPSTPAVAVDGLVIERGSVTAVDGISFTAARGETTVLLGPNGAGKTSTIEHLEGYLARQGGTATVLGFDPARDQRRLADRVGLMLQDGGIQTAIRPHEVLAQYASFFADPVAPGELLDMVGLTERARTPYRRLSGGEQQRLSLALALVGRPELLFLDEPTAGVDLQGRDLIRGLIHDLCGAGTTIVLSTHDLAEAEQLADRVLIIDHGRLVANGTPSELMGAATGEDLLFGAARGLDTASMSDAVGAAVTEVAPGEYRVQAVPSPEVVAAVTNWLAEQDQPLADLRAGRQRLEDVFRRLTERPDVRGTGRVRGKRR, encoded by the coding sequence GTGGATCCGAGCACCCCAGCCGTCGCAGTCGACGGACTCGTAATCGAACGGGGGTCGGTCACGGCGGTGGACGGGATCTCCTTCACCGCGGCTCGTGGTGAGACCACCGTGCTGCTCGGGCCCAACGGGGCCGGCAAGACCAGCACCATCGAGCACCTCGAGGGCTACCTCGCGCGCCAGGGGGGCACGGCGACGGTCCTGGGGTTCGACCCAGCCCGCGATCAGCGACGGCTGGCAGACCGGGTCGGGCTCATGCTCCAAGACGGCGGCATCCAGACCGCCATCCGACCACATGAGGTGCTGGCCCAGTACGCGTCGTTCTTCGCGGACCCGGTCGCACCCGGCGAGCTGCTCGACATGGTCGGGCTGACAGAGCGTGCCCGCACGCCGTACCGGCGGCTGTCCGGCGGCGAGCAGCAACGCCTGTCGCTGGCGCTCGCCCTGGTGGGCAGACCCGAGTTGTTGTTCCTCGACGAGCCCACCGCCGGCGTCGACCTGCAGGGTCGCGACCTGATCCGGGGGCTGATCCACGACCTTTGCGGTGCCGGCACCACCATCGTGCTGAGCACCCACGACCTGGCCGAGGCGGAACAACTCGCTGACCGGGTCCTGATCATCGACCATGGTCGCCTGGTCGCCAACGGCACACCCTCGGAGCTGATGGGTGCCGCCACCGGCGAGGACCTGCTTTTCGGGGCGGCGCGTGGTCTCGACACCGCCTCAATGAGTGACGCCGTCGGCGCCGCCGTCACCGAGGTCGCGCCAGGCGAGTACCGGGTGCAAGCGGTGCCGAGCCCCGAGGTCGTGGCCGCGGTCACCAACTGGCTCGCCGAACAGGACCAGCCCCTCGCCGACCTGCGCGCGGGTCGGCAACGCCTGGAGGACGTGTTCCGCAGGCTTACCGAACGCCCGGACGTCAGGGGCACCGGTCGTGTACGGGGGAAGCGACGGTGA
- a CDS encoding nitroreductase family protein: MPLDEAMLTQRAVRRVLPDDVDDDIVLRCIELALKAPTGSNGQNWEFLVVKDRATKAAFAEQYRRAWKLYGGLGEKVVARDADMAKILRAVQWQVDNFEDIPVIVVPCLVGPMRLAPIHLSQSSHYGSVYPSVQNLLLAARAMGLGASLITLPLWGLTKARKLLGLPFNTQPVCMVPLGWPRGRYGPTTRKPVGEVVHLDRFGNRAWQGHEPG; this comes from the coding sequence ATGCCGCTCGACGAGGCGATGCTCACGCAGCGCGCCGTGCGCAGGGTGCTGCCGGACGACGTCGATGACGACATCGTGCTGCGCTGCATCGAACTGGCGCTGAAGGCGCCGACCGGTTCCAACGGCCAGAACTGGGAGTTCCTGGTCGTGAAGGACCGTGCCACGAAAGCCGCCTTCGCGGAGCAGTACCGCCGTGCCTGGAAGCTCTACGGAGGGCTCGGCGAGAAGGTGGTGGCCAGGGATGCCGACATGGCGAAGATCCTGCGCGCCGTGCAGTGGCAGGTCGACAACTTCGAGGACATCCCCGTGATTGTGGTGCCGTGCCTCGTGGGCCCCATGCGCCTCGCTCCGATCCATCTGTCCCAGTCCAGCCACTACGGCTCGGTGTACCCGAGCGTGCAGAACCTTCTGCTGGCCGCTCGCGCGATGGGGCTGGGCGCCTCGCTGATCACCTTGCCCCTCTGGGGCCTGACCAAGGCCCGAAAGCTCCTCGGGCTCCCGTTCAACACCCAGCCGGTGTGCATGGTGCCGCTCGGTTGGCCACGCGGCCGCTACGGCCCCACCACGCGCAAGCCGGTCGGCGAGGTCGTACACCTGGACCGCTTCGGCAACAGGGCCTGGCAGGGTCACGAGCCGGGCTGA
- a CDS encoding CrcB family protein, with translation MLDQWDPRQAAVVSLGAVVGAVIRWAAIRLFGDSAIDEVLLAVNVAGCLLLGLVSQLPPRLGPVQHMLGAGLAGTLTTWSSLALQSATDIRAGAWLAAGAWLAANLLIGVGAALAGRSLGVQRWGSTP, from the coding sequence GTGCTCGACCAGTGGGATCCCCGACAAGCCGCAGTCGTCTCGCTCGGTGCCGTCGTCGGGGCAGTCATCCGTTGGGCGGCCATACGTCTGTTCGGCGACTCAGCCATCGACGAGGTACTGCTGGCCGTCAACGTCGCCGGGTGCCTCCTGCTCGGGTTGGTGTCGCAACTGCCGCCACGGTTGGGCCCGGTCCAACACATGTTGGGTGCCGGCCTCGCCGGCACGCTCACGACCTGGTCGAGCCTTGCCCTGCAGAGCGCGACCGACATCCGTGCGGGAGCCTGGCTGGCCGCCGGTGCGTGGCTGGCAGCCAACCTGTTGATCGGTGTGGGCGCAGCACTCGCGGGACGTTCACTGGGCGTTCAGCGCTGGGGATCGACGCCGTGA
- a CDS encoding TlpA family protein disulfide reductase — translation MGPPRTPDSEEPGSRRPKLDPLSLAALTAVSLAIAIFATLVILKVFGSEDDSNAVDVTDAIESDEGSSGSFEVGEPAPDVTFEILGGGEGSIADYGGTPLVVNFWSSTCAPCLAEMPDFESVHSELDGAVAFLGVDVTDTEQAGLDMVEQTGVTYPNARDPRAEVLGAFGGISLPRTVLVSADGIVIDTHNGQMSAEELREALEDGGLT, via the coding sequence TTGGGCCCTCCACGTACCCCCGATTCCGAAGAGCCCGGCTCGCGCCGCCCGAAGCTGGACCCGCTGTCCCTCGCCGCCCTCACCGCGGTGTCACTGGCCATCGCCATCTTCGCCACCCTCGTGATCCTCAAGGTGTTCGGATCCGAGGACGACAGCAACGCCGTCGACGTCACCGACGCCATAGAGTCCGACGAGGGGTCCAGTGGCAGCTTCGAGGTCGGCGAGCCCGCGCCGGATGTGACCTTCGAGATACTCGGCGGCGGAGAAGGGAGCATCGCCGACTACGGCGGCACACCCCTGGTGGTCAACTTCTGGTCATCCACGTGCGCTCCTTGCCTGGCCGAGATGCCCGACTTCGAGTCGGTCCATTCCGAGCTGGACGGCGCCGTGGCCTTTCTCGGCGTCGACGTCACCGACACCGAGCAGGCCGGGCTCGACATGGTCGAGCAGACCGGCGTGACCTACCCGAATGCACGCGATCCGCGTGCCGAGGTGCTGGGGGCCTTCGGTGGGATCAGCCTGCCCCGGACTGTGCTCGTGAGCGCTGACGGCATTGTGATCGACACCCACAACGGCCAGATGAGCGCAGAGGAACTGCGCGAAGCGCTCGAGGACGGCGGCCTCACGTGA
- a CDS encoding glycosyltransferase family 4 protein, which yields MHLAVYTDADERGGAESAMGNFIERFSDDMAVTVLGPDEAVVRWLASRRPGARYSVLPPVRDRRDVVGMWQTRKAFRALDADIIHFNLSSMSSCQWAIVAAMSIPGQRYVVMEHSPVGTWSAMSQRLKLVTSRRAAAHVTVGHRAAELIELLGDLPPGSLRVIHSGVPVVELDPPPRSTEDFTVGMLSRHDPVKGIDLAIRMVGQLGDGYRLVVIGEGWETANLEALIEDLEVGDRVELRPFSEGARDLYPTFDVYLLPSRLEAFPVTIQEAMQAGVPVVATEVGSVREAIDDGETGFVVPVEDVDALADAVRRLHDEPELRRRMGVRAAEIGLERFDMAAGVAAWEALYREVLES from the coding sequence ATGCACCTGGCGGTCTACACGGACGCAGATGAGCGCGGCGGCGCGGAGTCGGCGATGGGCAACTTCATCGAGCGGTTCTCCGACGACATGGCAGTGACCGTCCTCGGTCCCGATGAGGCAGTGGTTCGCTGGCTCGCCTCCAGGCGCCCCGGCGCGCGCTACAGCGTCCTTCCACCAGTGCGCGACCGAAGAGACGTCGTGGGGATGTGGCAGACGCGCAAGGCGTTCCGTGCGCTCGACGCCGACATCATCCACTTCAATCTGTCGTCGATGTCATCGTGCCAGTGGGCGATCGTGGCCGCGATGTCGATCCCCGGCCAGCGTTACGTGGTCATGGAGCATTCTCCGGTGGGTACCTGGTCTGCGATGTCCCAGCGTCTCAAACTGGTCACCTCCCGTCGTGCGGCCGCGCATGTGACCGTGGGTCACCGCGCGGCCGAGCTGATCGAGCTGCTGGGTGATCTGCCGCCCGGGTCGCTCCGGGTCATCCATTCGGGCGTCCCGGTGGTCGAGCTTGACCCTCCGCCACGGTCGACGGAGGACTTCACGGTCGGCATGCTCAGCCGGCACGACCCGGTGAAGGGGATCGACCTGGCGATCCGCATGGTGGGCCAACTCGGCGACGGCTACCGACTGGTGGTTATCGGCGAGGGCTGGGAGACCGCCAACCTCGAAGCGCTGATCGAGGATCTCGAAGTAGGAGACCGGGTCGAGCTGCGACCCTTCTCAGAGGGTGCGCGCGACCTGTATCCGACCTTCGACGTGTACCTGCTGCCCTCACGACTGGAGGCGTTTCCGGTGACCATCCAGGAAGCCATGCAGGCAGGTGTACCCGTTGTTGCCACCGAGGTGGGCAGCGTGCGCGAGGCGATCGACGACGGCGAGACGGGTTTCGTGGTGCCCGTGGAGGACGTCGACGCGCTCGCCGACGCCGTTCGCCGGCTGCACGACGAACCCGAGCTGCGCCGGCGCATGGGCGTCCGAGCCGCAGAGATCGGGCTGGAGCGTTTCGACATGGCCGCAGGCGTCGCCGCCTGGGAGGCTCTGTACCGCGAGGTTCTCGAGTCCTGA
- a CDS encoding site-2 protease family protein: protein MASDATETDRLGERPPVEQQGDKGHPDPVVLRDDPAPVRALTAWRRAGRSEGTRNEFNLFRACGLAIAIGLIWQWAPGAVAFIGILSVLVFLHELGHYAVARRVGMRPTEFFIGFGPTVWARTASNGLRYGVKLIPAGGYVKLPGMGPREEVEASLEPYTYRAASRRNRMLVILAGVAVNFLIAVALFAGYAAVEADAGPVEAAGVGVSRTTQVATGTLDGLGTLVFGADDYAKSVASGEVPENRLVSPIGGAQIADGLMEGDASRLWLLAAIFSASLALLNLLPLLPLDGGHAALIVVESAWARIRRKRDLRLDPNKFTPVAVAVVAVLVTISASAMYLDILHPLGDAVR from the coding sequence ATGGCGAGCGATGCGACGGAAACAGACCGGCTGGGCGAACGGCCACCCGTCGAGCAGCAGGGCGACAAGGGACATCCCGACCCCGTCGTGCTGCGCGACGACCCCGCCCCGGTGCGCGCCCTCACGGCCTGGCGACGCGCCGGCCGCTCCGAAGGCACGAGGAACGAGTTCAACCTGTTCCGGGCCTGCGGACTCGCGATCGCGATAGGCCTCATCTGGCAGTGGGCACCCGGAGCCGTCGCCTTCATCGGGATCCTCTCCGTGCTCGTGTTCCTGCACGAACTCGGCCACTACGCCGTCGCCCGGCGCGTGGGCATGAGGCCCACCGAGTTCTTCATCGGCTTCGGGCCCACGGTATGGGCCCGAACCGCCTCCAATGGACTCCGCTACGGGGTGAAGCTGATCCCTGCGGGTGGCTACGTGAAGCTCCCCGGAATGGGGCCCCGCGAGGAAGTCGAAGCATCCCTCGAGCCCTACACCTACCGCGCCGCGTCGCGCCGCAACCGCATGCTGGTGATCCTCGCCGGCGTGGCGGTGAACTTCCTGATCGCGGTGGCCCTGTTCGCCGGCTATGCGGCCGTCGAGGCCGACGCCGGACCGGTCGAGGCTGCGGGCGTCGGCGTCAGTCGCACCACCCAGGTAGCAACCGGCACACTCGACGGCCTCGGCACCCTGGTGTTCGGAGCCGACGACTATGCGAAGTCGGTGGCGTCCGGCGAGGTTCCCGAGAACCGGCTGGTCTCGCCCATCGGCGGCGCCCAGATCGCGGACGGCTTGATGGAGGGCGACGCATCGCGACTTTGGCTGCTCGCCGCGATCTTCTCGGCATCACTGGCGCTGCTCAACCTGCTGCCGCTGCTGCCACTGGATGGCGGCCACGCGGCGCTGATCGTCGTGGAAAGCGCATGGGCGCGGATCCGCCGCAAGCGCGACCTGCGGCTCGATCCCAACAAGTTCACGCCCGTGGCCGTGGCGGTGGTCGCGGTGCTGGTGACCATCTCGGCTTCAGCGATGTATCTCGACATCCTGCACCCGCTCGGCGACGCCGTTCGCTGA
- a CDS encoding cytochrome c biogenesis protein CcdA, with amino-acid sequence MNTSALTLAFIAGAVATVNPCGFALLPAYLSYFLGLDTAGDAGSGEPGAERPNPVTRALAVSAAVTLGFVVVFGVMGIIWSSVSSWLGGRLPYFTMAIGVVLVGLGIAMLRGFEPVINLPKLQLSERRRQLSSMFLYGVSYAIASLSCTIGVFIAVTSTTLTESSFLGGVSTFVAYGLGMGATLAVLTIAVALAKQGLVARFRKLLPHMHTISGVLLILAGLFVAYYAWVEVQELNGTGSSAVVDWVRDIQSALQRWAEDLGAARLALAALVIIGGAVAISVILRRHRSRIAGTQADETAGTAGTQADETAGSGEKAGAEHP; translated from the coding sequence GTGAACACCAGTGCGCTGACCCTTGCGTTCATCGCGGGCGCTGTCGCGACGGTCAACCCTTGCGGCTTCGCGCTGCTGCCGGCCTACCTGAGCTACTTCCTCGGGCTGGACACCGCGGGCGACGCCGGCAGCGGCGAACCCGGTGCCGAACGACCCAACCCCGTCACCAGGGCTCTGGCGGTGAGCGCGGCGGTGACGCTCGGCTTCGTCGTCGTGTTCGGCGTCATGGGAATCATCTGGTCCTCTGTGTCGAGCTGGCTCGGCGGTCGTCTGCCCTACTTCACGATGGCGATCGGAGTGGTGCTCGTGGGGCTCGGCATCGCGATGCTGCGCGGGTTCGAGCCGGTCATCAACCTCCCCAAGCTCCAGCTCTCGGAACGCCGCCGGCAGCTTTCCTCCATGTTCCTCTACGGCGTGTCGTACGCGATCGCGTCGCTGAGTTGCACGATCGGCGTGTTCATCGCCGTCACCTCCACCACCCTCACCGAGTCGAGCTTCCTCGGTGGGGTGAGCACGTTCGTCGCCTACGGGCTCGGAATGGGCGCCACGCTGGCCGTTCTCACGATCGCCGTGGCCCTTGCCAAGCAGGGGCTGGTGGCCAGGTTCCGCAAGCTTCTGCCCCACATGCACACGATCTCGGGAGTGCTGCTCATCCTCGCGGGCCTGTTCGTGGCCTACTACGCGTGGGTGGAGGTCCAGGAGCTCAACGGCACCGGATCCTCGGCAGTCGTCGACTGGGTGCGCGACATCCAAAGCGCCCTGCAGCGTTGGGCAGAAGACCTCGGCGCGGCCCGGCTGGCGCTGGCGGCACTGGTGATCATCGGCGGAGCGGTCGCCATCTCGGTCATCCTGCGCCGCCACCGAAGCCGGATAGCCGGGACGCAGGCGGACGAGACGGCCGGCACGGCTGGGACGCAGGCGGACGAGACGGCTGGCAGTGGTGAGAAGGCGGGCGCGGAGCACCCGTAG
- the dut gene encoding dUTP diphosphatase — protein MESRLASRPVISRSIQASICQGYGTGAGSLAAVLEIPVTRSEPDLELPAHAKPGDAGVDLRSSETLTIRAGGHRVLVPTGLSIAIPRGYAGFVQPRSGLALKHGVTCLNTPGLIDSDYRGELKVLLINTDPAEDFEIQRGDRIAQLVIQAVEHPEFVEVESLDDTERGAGGFGHTGI, from the coding sequence ATGGAGTCCCGGTTGGCATCCAGGCCGGTCATCTCGAGATCCATCCAGGCGAGCATCTGCCAAGGCTACGGCACTGGCGCCGGTAGTCTCGCTGCCGTGTTGGAGATACCCGTCACACGTTCCGAACCCGACCTGGAGCTGCCTGCGCACGCAAAGCCGGGCGACGCCGGGGTCGACCTGCGGTCATCGGAGACCCTCACGATCCGCGCAGGCGGCCACCGGGTGCTCGTGCCCACAGGGCTGTCGATCGCCATCCCGCGCGGCTACGCGGGCTTCGTGCAGCCCCGGAGTGGGTTGGCGCTGAAGCACGGGGTCACCTGTCTCAACACTCCCGGCCTGATCGACTCCGACTACCGGGGCGAGCTGAAGGTGCTGCTGATCAACACCGATCCCGCGGAGGACTTCGAGATCCAGCGCGGTGACCGCATCGCACAGCTGGTCATCCAGGCGGTCGAGCACCCCGAGTTCGTGGAAGTCGAGTCGCTGGACGACACCGAGCGCGGCGCCGGTGGTTTCGGTCACACAGGGATCTGA